A single Streptococcus thermophilus DNA region contains:
- a CDS encoding VIT1/CCC1 transporter family protein codes for MKLEDKNFAERLNILRAGVLGANDGIISIAGVVIGVASATSNIWFILISALSAIFTGAFSMAGGEYVSVSTQKDTEEAAVAKEQALLDRSPESARESLYQTFLSQGDCETEAEVKVNQAFSKNPIKVLVEEKYGVDMEEITNPWHAAVSSFLSFSVGSLPPTLTILLFPDPYRIPITAVVVALTLILIGYVSAKLGKAPVKQAMLRNLAVGLLTMLVTYVVGQVFHVNV; via the coding sequence ATGAAATTGGAAGATAAGAATTTTGCAGAACGTTTAAATATTTTGAGAGCAGGAGTGTTGGGGGCCAATGACGGCATCATTTCCATTGCGGGAGTGGTTATCGGTGTGGCCAGTGCGACATCAAACATCTGGTTCATCTTGATTTCTGCCTTATCAGCGATTTTTACCGGTGCCTTTTCGATGGCAGGTGGTGAATATGTCAGTGTGTCAACGCAAAAAGATACCGAAGAAGCGGCTGTCGCTAAGGAACAAGCCCTTTTGGATCGCTCACCTGAGTCAGCTAGAGAAAGTTTATATCAAACCTTCCTCAGTCAAGGGGATTGCGAAACAGAAGCGGAAGTTAAGGTCAATCAAGCCTTCAGTAAAAATCCTATCAAGGTCTTAGTTGAGGAAAAATATGGGGTGGATATGGAAGAAATCACCAATCCATGGCATGCTGCCGTATCTAGTTTTCTGTCCTTTTCAGTGGGATCTTTGCCTCCAACGCTAACTATCCTGCTTTTCCCAGACCCTTACCGTATTCCTATAACAGCGGTTGTGGTTGCACTGACCTTAATCTTGATTGGTTATGTTAGTGCTAAACTTGGGAAAGCACCTGTTAAACAAGCGATGTTGCGAAACTTGGCAGTAGGACTCTTGACCATGCTCGTGACCTATGTAGTTGGGCAAGTCTTCCATGTGAATGTGTAA
- a CDS encoding nucleoside phosphorylase, which yields MLLTEFDANRQAIINPEDKNEPLEGFPKIAVSCFSRSTFQRMLEMFPHELIYETSMANVAIPIYKLVIDDNELAIFNAPVGASACVGILEDIFALGADKLVLFGTCGVLDEDIKETSIIIPSHALRDEGTSFHYVEASDEIAVNVGVLDHFRSYLNERQISHKEGKVWTTDGIYRETNGKLKARKSAGAICVDMECSAVAALAKFRGVDICHFFYAADHLSEGNWDARNLMNHMDLDEKDKVALLALEFACDWSRN from the coding sequence ATGCTACTAACTGAATTTGATGCGAATAGACAAGCGATTATCAATCCCGAGGACAAGAATGAGCCTCTTGAGGGGTTTCCTAAAATAGCTGTGTCCTGTTTTTCTCGTTCGACCTTTCAACGAATGCTTGAGATGTTTCCCCATGAACTTATCTATGAGACGTCCATGGCGAATGTGGCTATTCCGATTTATAAGCTTGTTATTGATGATAATGAGTTGGCCATTTTTAATGCACCTGTAGGCGCCTCTGCCTGTGTGGGTATTTTAGAGGATATTTTTGCCTTGGGAGCTGATAAACTTGTACTTTTTGGTACTTGTGGGGTGCTTGATGAAGATATTAAAGAGACTTCTATTATTATTCCTAGTCATGCCCTTAGAGATGAAGGGACGAGTTTTCACTATGTGGAAGCCAGCGATGAGATTGCGGTAAATGTGGGTGTTTTAGACCATTTTCGTTCCTATCTCAATGAACGTCAGATTTCTCATAAGGAAGGCAAGGTTTGGACAACTGATGGCATTTACCGTGAGACGAATGGTAAACTCAAAGCTAGAAAGTCAGCAGGAGCCATTTGTGTGGATATGGAGTGTTCTGCTGTTGCAGCTTTAGCAAAGTTTAGAGGTGTTGACATCTGCCACTTCTTCTATGCTGCGGACCACCTTTCTGAAGGTAATTGGGATGCCCGTAACTTGATGAATCATATGGACTTGGATGAAAAGGACAAGGTAGCTTTATTAGCTTTAGAGTTTGCGTGTGATTGGAGCAGAAATTAA
- a CDS encoding 16S rRNA pseudouridine(516) synthase yields MRLDKLLGQSGYGSRNQVKNLIRSRQVYVDGVLADRDNLNVDASLQTIMVSGKELEHAPEVYYLMNKPSGVVSARKDKEHQTVIDLIRPEDQREGLYPVGRLDRDTEGLVLITNNGPLGFAMLHPRYHVAKTYYVEVNDILGPDAPAFFESGVVFEDGTVCQSAQLEILSSASDKSCARITISEGKFHQVKKMFLAYGVKVTYLKRISFGEFKLDEGMAVGSYRTLTEAEKTILRTYLG; encoded by the coding sequence ATGCGTTTAGATAAATTATTAGGACAGTCGGGCTATGGTTCTCGCAATCAGGTCAAGAATCTCATTCGTAGTCGTCAGGTATATGTAGATGGTGTCCTGGCGGATCGAGATAATCTTAATGTGGATGCTAGTCTTCAAACCATCATGGTTTCTGGTAAGGAACTGGAGCATGCGCCAGAAGTCTACTACCTTATGAATAAGCCGTCAGGAGTGGTGTCAGCTAGAAAGGACAAGGAACACCAAACAGTTATTGATTTGATTAGGCCTGAGGATCAGCGAGAGGGCCTTTATCCTGTGGGACGTTTGGATAGAGATACGGAAGGTTTGGTGTTGATTACCAATAATGGTCCCTTGGGCTTTGCCATGCTTCACCCACGCTATCATGTGGCTAAGACATATTATGTTGAGGTTAATGATATTCTGGGGCCTGATGCACCTGCATTTTTTGAGTCTGGTGTAGTTTTTGAAGATGGTACTGTTTGTCAATCAGCTCAGCTGGAAATTTTAAGTTCTGCGAGTGACAAGAGCTGTGCTCGAATTACGATTTCGGAAGGTAAGTTTCATCAAGTAAAAAAGATGTTTTTGGCTTATGGGGTCAAGGTGACCTATCTCAAGCGTATCTCTTTCGGAGAGTTTAAACTTGATGAAGGGATGGCAGTAGGTTCCTACCGAACCTTGACTGAAGCGGAAAAAACAATCTTGCGTACTTATTTGGGTTAG